Genomic DNA from Patescibacteria group bacterium:
GCGTCTTTAAACGAAGAAATTTGAGAGAATTTGAAATGGCTGTTCCCTGCGTTTTTCGAAAGCTCAAACCCCCATCTCACCAAACCGCTTGCAGTGGTAAACGTGGTATCTTGCACCTTGTCAATGGGACTCATGACATTCACGGGGAGCCCCAAGGAGCTGGGGAGCCTGCATACGCGTTTCGCCACCTCGGTTAGCCCTGGAAGTTTGGCGCCCCCGCCGGTGAGTACTACCCCTGCAGGCAACATGCCGGAACGGTTGTATTTCACCAGTTCCCGATCCACGTGTTCGAATATCTCTTCTACCCGCGCTTCAATAATATCGCAGATCTGCCGCACCGATACGCGTTCATGTTCAGTATCCGAGTACTCGCTTAAGTTCACCTCTTCGCGCTTTGACACTTCCGCCGCGATTCCCTGACCGTATTCAAGCTTCAATTTCTCCGCGACCTCAAGCGAGGTACGCAACCCGATCGCCACATCTGACGTCACATGGGATCCTCCGATAGGAATGACCGCAGTCGCAAGCAGGTCGCCTTCCTCAAATATCGCCATGCTCGTGAGCGCCGAGCCGATGTTCACGATCGCCACCCCCAGCTCTTTTTGGCGCGGCGTCAAGGTCGCTTCAGCCGCGGCAAGTATGGAGAATACGATGTCATCAATATCGATCCCCGCGCGGAATACGGTTTTGGTCACATTGCGGATCTGGCTGGAAAGCCCTTGGATTATTTTCGCTTCCACATCCAAACGCACTCCCGTCATGCCAACAGGATCTTTGATGCCGGTCTGCTGGTCAACCGTGAAGTAGCGAGGAATCACATGAAGGATTTCTGCATTGGGTGGGGTAGCGACTGCTTGCGCCGCTTCAATCGCCCGCTCTACGTCTTCTTCTCGGATCTCACCGTTCGCGCGAGAGACCGCTATCACCCCGTGAGAAGGGATGGAAGTAATCATCGGCGTCGCAATGCCGACATACGCGCTCTCGACAGGCACCCCCGACATGCGCTCTAATTGTTCAAGACAAAGGGAAAGCGCTGATACCGTATCCTCAATGCTCGTGATGGCTCCTTTGGTAATGCCTGCGGAAGGAACCTCTGCAACGCCAATAATAGAGCACTGCTGGTCTTGTCCCTGCGTCGTGCCCATAACCGCGCGAATAGCGCTTGAACCAAAGTCAATTCCCGTAATGACGTG
This window encodes:
- the ftsA gene encoding cell division protein FtsA translates to MARRHVITGIDFGSSAIRAVMGTTQGQDQQCSIIGVAEVPSAGITKGAITSIEDTVSALSLCLEQLERMSGVPVESAYVGIATPMITSIPSHGVIAVSRANGEIREEDVERAIEAAQAVATPPNAEILHVIPRYFTVDQQTGIKDPVGMTGVRLDVEAKIIQGLSSQIRNVTKTVFRAGIDIDDIVFSILAAAEATLTPRQKELGVAIVNIGSALTSMAIFEEGDLLATAVIPIGGSHVTSDVAIGLRTSLEVAEKLKLEYGQGIAAEVSKREEVNLSEYSDTEHERVSVRQICDIIEARVEEIFEHVDRELVKYNRSGMLPAGVVLTGGGAKLPGLTEVAKRVCRLPSSLGLPVNVMSPIDKVQDTTFTTASGLVRWGFELSKNAGNSHFKFSQISSFKDAPRHVLHWFRSLLP